The Montipora capricornis isolate CH-2021 chromosome 3, ASM3666992v2, whole genome shotgun sequence genome window below encodes:
- the LOC138043257 gene encoding fibroblast growth factor receptor-like 1, whose translation MLPIRTVSLEFVLFLFVIVHSEGPPSIIGTVKRLYTVMEGQTLKLWCEVSGIKDPPASRTLTAWKKLPEGRIITDKFPRYKMRLGKYLRIRNVKPEDRGTYVCIASNLHGEITQEIRLVVLESSTTSRTLQITDSSTALHITAKEPEVPSTTNLPTHKGSVRPSSMPPLIVGRPPKFRNPSNRSSEYTQGSPMRLKCHANGEAPLNITWLKDGSILSRADEKLLKSKGRVLNFHKLSSSQAGSYMCIVTNAFGTIVKTFDIKVVGVAPPAEQKPRILKKDLKNETARPGDDATFVCSAISRGYPKFHFLKWKPPENVSNGSDPFDFVDFRKSKFREIHEVAKPHMGSQRIYTHRLVIYNVTSADEAKYTCMVGNSAGWVNKHAFLTVDGKGLPLSRKPEASPGEHPAATKKPIVSESPSYKELAVEEVPLAALICVPIAVVLFFMVTIVWCYFITRKLHSGKNSKNIDNDAFRQQEMCVVAPQLNAQRRNETRNVSLNAYVDCPNANIQSPLYESVSELHEKYELQLKQEPPLEGITLHRKPFRTFSSRAHPCKQNENKEPE comes from the exons ATGCTGCCAATCAGAACGGTCTCCTTGGAATTTGTTTTATTCCTTTTTGTGATTGTTCATTCTGAAG GTCCTCCATCCATAATCGGAACTGTTAAGCGACTGTACACTGTTATGGAGGGACAAACATTGAAGTTATGGTGTGAGGTATCAGGAATAAAGGATCCACCGGCAAGTCGAACACTCACCGCCTGGAAAAAGTTACCTGAAGGTCGCATTATTACAGACAAATTTCCAAGGTATAAGATGAGACTTGGAAAGTACCTCAGAATCAGGAATGTAAAGCCAGAAGACCGGGGAACATATGTTTGTATAGCCTCAAACCTTCATGGAGAAATAACGCAAGAGATAAGGCTTGTTGTCTTAG AGTCGAGCACTACTAGCAGAACACTACAGATTACAGATTCATCGACAG CATTGCACATCACTGCAAAAGAGCCAGAGGTCCCAAGTACAACCAATTTACCTACGCACAAAGGGAGTGTGAGGCCTAGCAGTATGCCTCCCTTAATAG TTGGCCGTCCACCGAAATTTAGGAATCCTTCGAATCGTTCCTCTGAATACACTCAAGGTTCACCCATGAGACTCAAATGTCACGCAAATGGGGAGGCTCCTTTGAATATCACATGGCTTAAGGACGGAAGTATACTGAGCAGAGCGGATGAAAAGCTACTGAAATCCAAAGGCAGAGTGTTAAATTTCCACAAGTTGTCTTCTTCCCAGGCTGGGTCATACATGTGTATAGTGACAAATGCATTTGGCACCATTGTTAAAACCTTCGATATCAAAGTTGTTG GGGTAGCCCCACCAGCGGAACAGAAGCCTAGAATTTTAAAGAAAGACCTGAAGAATGAAACAGCTCGACCAGGAGATGACGCCACGTTCGTTTGCTCAGCCATAAGTAGGGGCTAtccaaagtttcattttctaaAATGGAAGCCGCCCGAAAACGTTTCAAATGGCTCGGATCCTTTTGATTTTGTTGACTTTAGGAAATCAAAATTTCGAGAAATTCACGAGGTAGCTAAGCCCCACATGGGAAGTCAACGGATCTACACGCACCGGCTTGTTATCTACAATGTTACATCAGCAGACGAAGCCAAGTACACATGCATGGTAGGGAACTCTGCCGGATGGGTAAACAAACATGCATTTCTTACCGTCGATGGAAAAG GGCTTCCTCTGAGCAGGAAACCTGAGGCAAGCCCAGGAGAACATCCCGCTGCAACAAAGAAGCCAATTGTATCAGAGTCTCCGTCGTATAAGGAATTAGCAGTGGAAGAGGTTCCTTTGGCTGCTTTAATTTGCGTTCCTATTGCCGTCGTTTTATTTTTCATGGTGACGATTGTTTGGTGCTACTTTATTACAAGAAAACTACATTCTGGTAAAAACTCCAAGAATATAGACAACGATGCTTTCCGACAACAGGAAATGTGCGTCGTGGCGCCACAGCTTAATGCACAAAGACGAAACGAAACTAGGAATGTTAGTTTAAACGCTTATGTTGACTGCCCTAATGCCAACATTCAATCACCTCTTTATGAATCAGTATCGGAGCTGCACGAAAAGTATGAACTTCAGCTAAAACAAGAGCCGCCATTAGAGGGAATAACACTACATAGAAAACCTTTCAGAACTTTTTCTAGTAGGGCACACCCCtgcaaacaaaatgaaaacaaagagCCGGAATAA